The Oryzias latipes chromosome 4, ASM223467v1 genome includes a window with the following:
- the LOC101163405 gene encoding unconventional myosin-VIIb translates to MVHLSKGDFVWVDPGVGVPIGAEVQLTDTGQLQLLDDEGKVHKVDKKNEGKIRQMHPSSVTGVDDMIMLGDLNEEGLLRNLLVRHKEGKIYTYTGSILVAVNPYQLLPIYTTDHVHMYTDQRLGELPPHVFAIADSCFFNMRRNRKNQCCVISGESGAGKTESTKLMLQYLAAVSGQHSWIEQQILEANPILEAFGNAKTIRNDNSSRFGKYIDVNFNKSGAIEGARIEQYLLEKSRVIRQAPEERNYHIFYYMLMGMSADQKKILSLGTAADYKYLTMGNCTSCEGRDDVKEFAHFRSALKILTFSEADSWEIFKLLAAILHLGNVEFESTIVSNMEGCELCKCSHFNMASQLLEVDPKALETSLTQRSVSTIKETVSKFLTRAQAVDGRDAFVKALYGKLFIWVVNKINSAVYKTAEEDKDLQQSIGLLDIFGFENFTKNSFEQLCINFANEQLQQFFVKHVFKLEQDEYSRENIVWKHIEYQDNQKTLDVLASKTMNMLALIDEESNFPKGTDTTLLQKMNQFHEKGNVYIRPKNVHETVFGIRHFAGEVYYDSQGFLEKNRDAFSSDMIQVVEASTNKLLRQTFQNELSSSSKTIKSSSNPRMVITMSKSSTNKTPEKKRVPTLIGQFRQSLDSLMKTLSACQPYFIRCIKPNDFKRPMLFDRDLCMRQLRYSGMMETIKIRKAGYPVRYTFKEFLDRYRVLLKTSICNPATESEEKCCETICKSVLKEDKDWKTGKTKIFLKDIHDTKLEVERMIELNTKALLIQRVLRGYKYRREFLKKRSAAIVLQKNWRGHKGRKLFKMVQLGFARLQAQVRSRHLHLQYKRKRQAALVLQTHIRGYQARKEWQRKRNAVIVLQTHTRGVLARRALQKMKRDMYLSAKEKEAEQRALLEKQKHLEEILWRRQQMEAQKQSESMSAMELVDDMFGFLPDSVGGQEGQAPVGFENIEGKRTIIEEIDIDELPIEENLPQEDYDDLDEFTFSKFASMYFQGGVTSTYIRQRLRKPLLFHEDEEDVQASLTVWWIILRFMGDLPEPKKQTRVQLNSPQERFMPQDLVARKDRRLSHMVGLDQRMLRNKKENTPSITAEDPAQKRKASVFTDLLTKNRKVPNENLQNSKVYTVPEGNPRARKGSTFTDLLSRNKKTPVIPDNASSKSNSSFRKQSVIMEESEDQTDVVKPTPLNTLKEDIDPDEPTLDRPLTSLEKLHIIVGYGIVRQDLRDEIFCQICKQLQDNSNTNSCLRGWILLSLCLGVFPPSDRFTRYLQSFIRGAPRDFASYCAERLRRTRMNGARGEPPAWLELQATKTRKPMIVSVRLMNGVSINVPVDSATTSKEICQMVCNKIKLTDSFGFSLYVAMYEKVWALGSARDHVMDAISQCEQEVKRKGGQERHAPWRLVIRKEIFTPWHDCKKDKVSTDLIYKQIIQGLKFGEYQSKKEDDIVELTAKHLYIQHGRDSRPDYVKEAVQECVSNSLLEAKSEAKWVQMVSTAHSQGQFVSSRKTEDAVKAEIVDFAREEWPIFFSRFFEVTKVSGPPLQKSKFIVAINWTGITFLDEREKRLLELSFPEVTGVNSSRADQAAGQAVCLLTLKGDFTLSGSKAEDMGELITMFLGGLTERSQYAVALKDASGQDDPTLLNFKKGDLIIIIKDNELLEGRGWVKGENDSTRKRGAVPVEAILILPTLTKPTNEVMSLINLPPNQRKNLIQTNQKETGSVGRAPLATLKEFSVQYFRQPIKDVNRQVISRNAAPERLWAHSREPIRQPFLQKLVGNPELSQKACLAFTAILKYMGDYPTRQVQNPLELTDQIFSPATENEALRDEIYCQIMKQMTSNNNRSSIDQGWQLLWLCCGLFPPSQALLKHTQRFLETRRRDALASDCLQRLQSSLRMEPRKLPPHHVEVDAIQQNSTKIFHKIHFPNDTMETLEVATGTKVRDLIKSISKKLNLISADGYSLFVKAQDKVISLNDTDYFFDSLRQITDWSKKSKQMKDGGPVNIPYLVFFMRKLWFNVIPGKDTQADLIFHFPQEVPKYLRGYHTCSKDEMVNIAALLFRAKFGKDNSQMAMLTKMLKELVPADQLKAISENEWKKNIATSYNKQGNMTADEAKVGFLKAVSRWPTFGCAFFEVKQTSEPSFPDIVRIAISKLGLTIIHPKTKEVLATHPFNRIASWCSGSTYFHMTIGSLVKGNKFLCETSLGYKMDDLITSYVNVYLRDRRPAQPRNQRFNM, encoded by the exons ACATACACAGGCTCCATTCTGGTCGCAGTCAACCCCTACCAGCTGCTGCCCATCTACACCACAGACCACGTGCACATGTACACAGATCAACGGCTGGGCGAACTGCCACCGCATGTCTTCGCCATTGCAGACTCGTGCTTTTTCAACATGCGCCGCAATCGCAAGAACCAGTGCTGTGTCATCAG CGGAGAGTCCGGAGCTGGGAAAACTGAGAGCACCAAGCTGATGCTGCAGTACCTGGCTGCAGTCAGCGGTCAGCACTCCTGGATTGAGCAGCAGATCCTCGAGGCAAACCCCATCCTGGAAG CCTTTGGTAATGCCAAAACCATACGTAACGACAACTCCAGTCGGTTCGGAAAGTATATTGATGTCAACTTCAACAAGAGCGGGGCCATTGAAGGGGCCCGCATTGAGCAGTATCTGCTGGAGAAGTCCAGAGTCATACGCCAG GCGCCTGAGGAAAGAAACTACCACATCTTTTACTACATGCTGATGGGCATGTCAGCAGACCAGAAGAAGATTCTTTCTCTTGGCACAGCAGCTGATTACAAGTATCTGACCATG GGAAACTGCACAAGCTGTGAAGGGCGAGACGACGTAAAGGAGTTTGCTCACTTCCGCTCAGCTCTGAAGATCCTCACCTTCTCAGAGGCAGATTCCTGGGAGATTTTTAAACTGCTCGCCGCCATCCTTCACCTGGGCAACGTGGAGTTTGAGA GCACCATCGTCAGTAACATGGAAGGCTGTGAACTCTGCAAATGTTCCCATTTCAACATGGCCAGCCAATTGTTGGAG GTGGATCCCAAAGCCCTGGAGACCAGTCTGACCCAGCGCTCCGTCTCCACCATTAAAGAGACTGTCTCCAAGTTTTTAACGAGAGCTCAGGCAGTGGATGGCAGGGATGCTTTCGTCAAA GCTCTTTATGGAAAACTCTTCATTTGGGTGGTCAACAAAATCAACTCTGCTGTGTACAAGACCGCCGAGGAGGACAAAGATCTCCAACAGTCAATTGGTCTTCTTGACATCTTTGGGTTTGAGAACTTCACTAAGAACAG CTTTGAGCAGCTGTGCATCAACTTTGCCAATGAGCAGCTTCAGCAGTTCTTTGTCAAGCATGTTTTCAAGCTTGAGCAGGATGAGTACAGTCGAGAGAACATTGTTTGGAAGCACATTGAATACCAAGACAACCAGAAAACCCTTGACGTTTTGGCAAGCAAAACCATGAACATGCTGGCTCTTATTGATGAGGAGAGCAACTTCCCTAAG GGCACAGACACCACCTTGCTCCAAAAGATGAATCAGTTTCATGAGAAAGGAAATGTCTACATTCGCCCAAAGAACGTCCATGAAACAGTTTTTGGAATCCGGCATTTTGCAGGAGAGGTTTACTACGACTCACAAG gCTTCCTTGAGAAAAACCGTGATGCCTTCAGTTCCGATATGATCCAGGTCGTGGAGGCTTCCACCAACAAACTCCTCAGGCAGACCTTTCAGAATGAGCTGTCCTCCAGCTCCAAAACTATCAAGAGCAGCAGCAATCCCAGGATGGTAATCACCATGAGTAAGAGCTCCACCAAT AAAACTCCTGAGAAGAAGCGGGTGCCAACTTTGATTGGTCAATTCCGTCAGTCTCTGGACTCCTTGATGAAAACGCTGTCAGCCTGTCAGCCATATTTCATTCGCTGCATCAAACCCAATGACTTTAAGAGGCCCATG CTGTTTGACAGAGACCTGTGCATGCGTCAGCTGCGTTACTCTGGTATGATGGAGACCATCAAGATCCGAAAAGCTGGATATCCTGTTCGTTACACCTTCAAAGAGTTTCTAGACCGCTACCGGGTTCTCCTCAAGACCTCAATCTGCAACCCTGCAACT GAAAGCGAAGAAAAGTGCTGTGAGACCATTTGTAAGAGTGTGCTCAAAGAGGACAAAGACTGGAAGACAGGCAAGACAAAGATATTTCTGAAG GACATCCATGATACAAAGCTGGAAGTGGAGCGAATGATAGAGCTGAACACCAAAGCCCTTTTGATCCAGAGGGTCCTGAGGGGCTACAAATACAG GAGAGAGTTTTTGAAGAAAAGGTCAGCTGCAATTGTCCTTCAGAAAAACTGGAGAGGGCACAAAGGCAGGAAGCTGTTTAAAATG GTGCAGCTTGGCTTTGCGAGGCTACAGGCTCAGGTCCGCTCTCGTCACCTACACCTCCAGTATAAGAGAAAGCGTCAGGCTGCTCTGGTGCTGCAGACCCACATCAGAGGATATCAGGCCAGGAAGGAATGGCAGCGCAAGAGGAATGCAGTGATCGTGCTGCAGACGCACACCAGGGGCGTGCTGGCACGAAGAGCCCTCCAAAAAATGAAGAGAGAC ATGTACCTCTCTGCTAAAGAGAAAGAAGCAGAGCAGCGGGCTCTGCTGGAGAAACAGAAACACTTAGAAGAAATCTTGTGGAGGAGGCAGCAGATGGAGGCCCAGAAGCAGTCTGAATCCATGTCGGCTATGGAGTTGGTGGACGACATGTTCGGCTTCCTGCCCGACTCTGTTGGAGGGCAGGAAGGTCAGGCACCTGTGGGATTCGAG AATATTGAAGGGAAACGGACCATCATTGAAGAGATTGATATCGATGAACTGCCCATTGAGGAAAATCTTCCCCAAGAGGACTATGATGACCTCGATGAGTTTACCTTTTCCAAGTTTGCCTCCATGTACTTCCAGGGTGGAGTCACCTCCACCTACATTCGCCAGCGGCTTCGAAAGCCCCTGCTCTTTCACGAGGACGAGGAAGATGTTCAG GCTTCGTTGACAGTGTGGTGGATCATTCTGAGGTTCATGGGTGATCTCCCAGAGCCAAAGAAACAGACCAGAGTTCAACTGAACTCCCCACAGGAGCGATTCATGCCACAGGACTTGGTCGCCAGGAAAGACAGACGTCTGAGCCACATGGTGGGCCTGGATCAG AGGATGCTAAggaataaaaaagagaacacaCCCTCGATAACTGCGGAGGACCCAGCACAGAAGAGAAAGGCCTCGGTTTTTACAGACCTCCTGACAAAAAACAGGAAGGTGCCCAATGAGAATCTTCAGAACTCTAAGGTGTACACTGTTCCTGAAGGAAACCCTCGAGCAAGGAAAGGGTCTACCTTCACTGACCTCCTatccagaaacaaaaaaacaccagttATTCCGGATAACGCAAGTTCAAAGTCCAATTCGAGTTTCAGGAAGCAGTCCGTCATCATGGAAGAG TCCGAGGATCAGACAGATGTGGTAAAACCCACCCCTCTAAATACTCTGAAAGAGGACATTGATCCGGACGAACCTACCCTGGACCGACCACTGACATCTTTGGAGAAGCTGCACATCATCGTTGGTTATGGCATCGTCAGACAGGATCTCag GGATGAGATTTTCTGTCAGATCTGCAAGCAGCTTCAGGATAACAGCAACACCAACAGCTGCTTGCGTGGCTGGATTCTGCTGTCCCTCTGCCTGGGAGTGTTTCCTCCCAGTGATCGCTTCACGCGG TATCTTCAAAGCTTCATCCGTGGCGCCCCACGAGACTTTGCCTCATATTGTGCTGAGAGGCTGCGGCGCACCAGGATGAACGGAGCAAGGGGGGAGCCTCCGGCCTGGCTGGAGCTGCAG GCCACCAAAACGAGGAAGCCCATGATTGTTTCTGTGAGGCTGATGAACGGCGTCTCCATCAACGTCCCTGTGGATTCAGCCACCACATCCAAAGAGATCTGCCAGATGGTCTGCAACAAGATCAAACTCACAGACTCCTTTGGCTTTTCCCTCTATGTTGCCATGTATGAAAAG GTGTGGGCTCTGGGTAGTGCCCGGGATCACGTGATGGATGCCATCTCCCAGTGTGAGCAGGAGGTGAAGAGAAAGGGGGGTCAGGAGAGGCACGCGCCGTGGCGCCTTGTCATCCGCAAAGAGATCTTCACCCCGTGGCACGATTGCAAAAAGGACAAGGTCAGCACAGATCTGATCTACAAACAGATCATCCAAGGCCTGAAGTTTGGAGAGTACCAGAGTAAAAAG GAGGATGATATCGTGGAGCTCACAGCAAAGCATTTGTACATCCAGCACGGTCGTGACAGCCGTCCCGACTATGTGAAGGAAGCTGTGCAGGAGTGCGTCAGCAACTCCCTGCTGGAGGCCAAATCTGAGGCCAAATGGGTTCAGATGGTCAGCACCGCTCACTCTCAG GGTCAGTTTGTGAGTTCAAGAAAAACAGAGGACGCTGTGAAGGCGGAGATCGTCGACTTTGCCAGGGAGGAGTGGCCCATCTTTTTCTCCAGGTTCTTTGAGGTCACCAAGGTGTCAG GTCCTCCTTTGCAAAAAAGCAAGTTCATAGTGGCCATAAACTGGACTGGAATCACATTCCTGGATGAGAGGGAGAAGAGGCTGCTGGAGCTGTCCTTTCCAGAAGTCACTGGAGTCAACAGCAGCAG GGCTGATCAAGCAGCTGGGCaggctgtgtgtctgctgacaTTGAAAGGGGACTTTACGCTGAGCGGGTCCAAAGCTGAGGACATGGGCGAGCTGATTACCATGTTCCTCGGTGGTCTGACTGAGCGATCCCAGTATGCTGTGGCACTGAAGGATGCAAGTGGCCAAG ATGACCCTACCCTCCTCAACTTCAAGAAAGGGGACCTCATTATCATTATTAAGGACAATGAGCTCCTTGAGGGGCGCGGCTGGGTAAAGGGTGAAAATGACAGCACCAGAAAGAGAGGAGCTGTCCCTGTTGAGGCTATCCTAATACTGCCAACGCTGACCAAACCCACCAATGAGGTCATG AGTCTCATCAATCTCCCGCCAAACCAGAGGAAGAACTTGATCCAGACCAACCAGAAGGAAACAGGGTCAGTGGGTCGGGCGCCTCTGGCCACACTGAAGGAATTCTCTGTGCAATATTTCAG ACAGCCCATCAAGGATGTGAACCGCCAGGTGATTTCGAGGAATGCTGCTCCTGAAAGGCTCTGGGCTCACTCCAGAGAACCCATCCGACAGCCTTTCCTCCAGAAGTTGGTGGGCAACCCGGAGCTCAGCCAGAAAGCCTGCTTGGCCTTTACAG CCATCCTGAAGTACATGGGAGATTATCCCACCAGGCAGGTGCAGAATCCTCTGGAGCTCACCGATCAGATCTTTAGTCCTGCTACAGAAAACGAGGCTCTCCGGGACGAAATCTACTGTCAGATAATGAAGCAGATGACCAGCAACAACAACCG GTCCAGCATCGATCAAGGCTGGCAGCTGCTGTGGCTTTGCTGTGGTCTGTTCCCCCCCAGCCAGGCTCTTCTCAAGCACACTCAGCGATTTCTGGAAACCAGACGCAGAGATGCGCTCGCCTCTGACTGCCTGCAGCGGCTGCAGAGCTCTCTGAG GATGGAGCCCAGAAAACTCCCACCACACCACGTGGAAGTGGACGCCATCCAGCAGAACAGCACCAAGATCTTTCACAAAATTCACTTTCCTAATGACACAATGGAG ACACTTGAGGTGGCAACCGGCACCAAGGTCAGAGATCTCATCAAAAGCATTTCTAAAAAGCTCAACCTGATTTCAGCAGATGGCTACAGCCTTTTTGTCAAAGCACAGGACAAG GTCATCAGCTTGAACGATACAGACTATTTCTTTGACAGCCTCAGACAGATCACTGACTGGTCCAAGAAATCCAAGCAGATGAAAGACG GCGGGCCGGTCAACATACCCTACCTTGTGTTCTTCATGAGGAAGCTGTGGTTTAATGTGATCCCTGGCAAAGATACTCAGGCTGACCTGATCTTTCATTTCCCTCAG GAAGTACCAAAATACCTGAGGGGCTACCACACTTGTTCCAAAGACGAAATGGTCAACATCGCAGCTCTGCTCTTCAGAGCAAAGTTCGGCAAAGACAACAGCCAGATGGCCATGCTTACAAAGATGCTAAAGGAGCTGGTGCCCGCCGACCAGCTGAAGGCCATCTCTGAGAATGAGTGGAAGAAG AACATTGCCACCTCCTATAACAAACAAGGCAACATGACTGCTGATGAGGCTAAAGTGGGCTTCCTGAAGGCAGTTTCGCGCTGGCCGAcgtttggctgtgctttcttcgaAGTGAAG caaACGTCTGAACCCAGCTTCCCAGATATTGTGCGAATAGCCATCAGCAAGCTGGGACTCACAATCATCCACCCTAAAACTAAG GAGGTTCTTGCGACTCATCCATTCAATCGCATTGCAAGTTGGTGCAGCGGCAGCACCTATTTTCACATGACTATTGGCAGTTTAGTCAAGGGCAACAAATTCCTGTGTGAAACTTCACTG ggtTACAAGATGGATGATCTTATAACCTCCTATGTCAATGTGTATTTGAGGGACAGAAGGCCTGCACAGCCCAGGAACCAGCGCTTCAACATGTGA
- the gpr17 gene encoding uracil nucleotide/cysteinyl leukotriene receptor, which translates to MEPSPLPQNQSSENCVTAETTTENQLFGWFYIVVFVLALSGNSLALWIFSRQRGVSSPANVFLIHLAVADLSYVIILPLRATYHFTGGHWPLGEVPCRVVGFLFYVNMYASLYFLACVAADRYLAVVHAVRSMKIRHARYAHIISFSLWVLVTISMSPLLVTHQTAQRDNTTVCLQLYREKASRKALISLAVAFTPPFLATLSCYLLIIHSLHRGSRLEPALKLRALRTIGAVMLIYLVCFLPYHMSRATFILGYSHPDVSCQTRRALSTANRLTSFLTCLNGAMDPLVYLFGAEKFRSALKRVFCKDIGGMSAATSGELKGTHESSVSAKSEF; encoded by the coding sequence ATGGAACCGTCCCCATTGCCTCAGAATCAGTCATCAGAGAACTGTGTGACGGCAGAGACCACCACAGAGAACCAGTTGTTTGGATGGTTCTATATTGTGGTTTTTGTTCTGGCTCTTAGTGGCAACAGCTTGGCTCTTTGGATTTTTTCCCGCCAGCGTGGCGTTTCCTCTCCGGCCAATGTATTCTTGATTCACCTGGCAGTGGCGGACCTCTCGTATGTCATCATCCTCCCTCTCAGAGCGACCTATCACTTCACTGGGGGCCACTGGCCCTTGGGGGAGGTTCCCTGCAGGGTggtgggttttttgttttatgtcaaCATGTACGCCAGCCTGTACTTCTTAGCCTGCGTAGCAGCAGATCGCtacctggctgtggttcatgCCGTGAGGTCAATGAAGATCCGACACGCTCGCTATGCTCACATAATCAGCTTTTCTCTGTGGGTTTTGGTCACCATATCCATGTCACCCCTGCTGGTCACCCATCAGACCGCACAGAGGGACAACACAACAGTGTGTCTGCAGCTTTATAGAGAAAAGGCCTCCCGCAAAGCCCTGATCTCCCTAGCTGTGGCCTTCACACCACCTTTCCTTGCTACTCTGTCCTGTTACCTTCTCATCATCCACAGCCTCCACCGTGGCTCAAGGTTGGAGCCTGCTCTCAAGCTGAGGGCTCTGCGCACCATCGGCGCCGTCATGCTCATCTATTTGGTTTGTTTCCTACCTTATCACATGAGCAGAGCCACCTTCATCCTGGGCTACAGCCACCCTGACGTCTCCTGCCAGACACGCCGAGCACTGAGCACAGCCAACCGCCTCACCTCCTTCCTCACCTGCCTTAACGGAGCCATGGACCCTCTGGTCTACCTATTTGGCGCTGAGAAATTCCGCAGTGCGCTGAAGCGAGTCTTTTGCAAAGACATCGGAGGGATGTCTGCAGCCACAAGCGGCGAGTTAAAGGGAACACATGAGAGCTCTGTGAGCGCCAAGTCTGAGTTCTGA